A region from the Campylobacter subantarcticus LMG 24377 genome encodes:
- a CDS encoding MATE family efflux transporter, giving the protein MHNFYTTLNPTTLFIKYALPNMASMAFIYLYVIIDGIFVGRYLGSNALAAMNLMMPFIMISFALADMIAIGSSVQIAINLGKGKIEKARAIFSFCIVLIFAISCLMGILGFFLAKTLSVFMGANENIQSLSTEYMQIFAIFAPFIMLAFAMDNYLRICGKTFYSMMVNIITALSNIFLDWLFIVVFDWGLFSAALATCIGMFLGSILGILPFVFKDLTLKFKKPIIKLQILKNILYNGSSEFFSNISSSFYTILANAFLLKLSGNTAVAAFSVILYLSTFVFMLVLAMCDAMQPALSYNYGHKNITRIQAIFKRMFFASWGVSTMAFLFVYLFNTLIVDIFNKDNNQDFIHIAQNALIFFSFSFLFSWFGKLCASFFTALDKPLLSLGISIAQSLIFPFLSLFILTQFLGINGVWLATLVGDICMIFIASFLVYKTFKKPNS; this is encoded by the coding sequence ATACATAATTTTTACACTACACTAAATCCTACTACACTTTTTATAAAATACGCTTTGCCAAATATGGCTAGTATGGCTTTTATTTATCTTTATGTGATTATTGATGGAATTTTTGTTGGAAGATATTTAGGTTCAAATGCACTTGCTGCTATGAATTTAATGATGCCTTTTATCATGATAAGCTTTGCTCTAGCTGATATGATAGCCATAGGCTCATCAGTACAAATAGCAATCAATCTAGGAAAAGGAAAAATCGAAAAAGCAAGAGCTATTTTTTCTTTTTGTATAGTTCTTATTTTTGCAATTTCTTGTTTAATGGGAATTTTAGGATTTTTTCTAGCAAAAACATTAAGTGTTTTTATGGGAGCTAATGAGAATATTCAAAGTTTATCTACTGAATATATGCAAATTTTTGCCATTTTTGCTCCCTTTATTATGCTAGCTTTTGCTATGGATAATTATCTTAGGATTTGTGGAAAAACTTTTTATAGCATGATGGTTAATATCATTACTGCTTTGAGTAATATTTTTCTTGATTGGCTTTTTATAGTAGTTTTTGATTGGGGGCTTTTTTCAGCAGCTTTAGCAACTTGTATAGGGATGTTTTTAGGAAGCATTTTAGGGATATTACCTTTTGTTTTTAAAGATTTAACTTTAAAATTTAAAAAACCAATAATTAAACTACAAATACTAAAAAATATACTCTATAATGGCTCATCTGAATTTTTTTCTAATATTTCTAGCTCTTTTTATACCATCTTAGCTAATGCTTTCTTGCTTAAACTTTCTGGAAATACAGCTGTTGCAGCATTTTCTGTGATTTTATATCTTAGTACTTTTGTTTTCATGCTAGTTTTAGCCATGTGCGATGCTATGCAACCAGCCTTAAGCTATAACTATGGACACAAAAATATTACAAGAATTCAAGCTATTTTTAAAAGAATGTTTTTTGCTTCTTGGGGTGTAAGCACAATGGCATTTTTGTTTGTTTATTTATTCAACACTCTTATAGTAGATATTTTTAATAAAGATAACAATCAAGATTTTATCCATATAGCACAAAATGCCTTAATCTTTTTTTCTTTTTCATTTTTATTTTCTTGGTTTGGAAAACTCTGCGCTTCATTTTTCACAGCACTTGACAAACCCTTACTTTCTTTGGGGATTTCTATTGCTCAAAGTCTTATTTTTCCATTTTTATCCTTATTTATACTAACGCAATTTTTAGGAATTAACGGAGTTTGGCTAGCTACTTTAGTGGGGGATATTTGTATGATTTTTATTGCTTCATTTTTAGTATATAAAACTTTTAAAAAACCAAACTCTTAG
- a CDS encoding uroporphyrinogen-III synthase codes for MMIYFIGDKEFDGVKTIRLNEIKFLDFEANLKEFDCLIISSKNALKALMLSKSKIDFDIKLYAVGQKSADFAKELGFKSVKYPSKTYGKNLASEFLSEFQNKKCLYLRAKKISSGLDEYLLKENIFLKQLIVYENIVIEPKKDELKIHHPSVFIFSAPSSIEQFLKFFTLEKEDKVVVIGQSTALKLCNFKNLYICKEQDLNSCLKLAKSLVF; via the coding sequence ATAATGATTTATTTTATAGGAGATAAAGAATTCGATGGTGTTAAGACTATAAGATTAAATGAAATTAAATTTCTTGATTTTGAAGCGAATTTAAAGGAATTTGATTGTTTAATCATTAGCTCTAAGAATGCACTAAAAGCATTAATGTTAAGTAAAAGCAAAATTGATTTTGATATTAAACTTTATGCTGTAGGTCAAAAAAGTGCTGATTTTGCAAAAGAGCTTGGTTTTAAAAGTGTCAAATATCCCAGCAAGACTTATGGTAAAAATTTAGCTAGTGAGTTTTTATCTGAGTTTCAAAATAAAAAATGTCTTTATCTAAGAGCTAAAAAAATTAGCTCAGGTCTTGATGAGTATTTGTTAAAAGAAAATATCTTTTTAAAACAATTAATCGTTTATGAAAATATAGTTATAGAACCTAAAAAAGATGAGCTAAAAATACATCATCCTAGTGTTTTTATCTTTAGTGCTCCTTCAAGCATAGAGCAATTTTTGAAGTTTTTTACATTAGAAAAAGAAGATAAAGTTGTAGTTATAGGCCAAAGCACGGCTTTAAAACTTTGTAATTTTAAAAATTTATATATATGCAAAGAGCAAGATCTAAACTCTTGCTTGAAATTAGCTAAGAGTTTGGTTTTTTAA
- the thiE gene encoding thiamine phosphate synthase — MNSFKIYLVASKGTKSEVEFLNILEASLKARIDILQLREKDLSTLEFYNLALKVKVLCEKYNTPLVINDRIDIAMGVNAQGVHIGQKDMPLKRARELLGEDKIIGLTINHKSELDNIQGATYLGAGAVFATPSKQDCTVLGVEGLREIASLSTLPVVAIGGISESNLNMLQGCDIQGVAVVRAIMQANDSYIATLNLRSSFDKTFIGK; from the coding sequence ATGAATTCATTTAAAATTTATCTAGTTGCAAGCAAGGGCACCAAAAGCGAAGTGGAATTTTTGAATATTTTAGAAGCTTCTTTAAAAGCAAGAATTGATATTTTACAACTTAGAGAAAAAGATCTTAGCACTTTAGAATTTTACAATCTTGCTTTAAAGGTTAAAGTGCTGTGTGAAAAATACAACACTCCTTTGGTGATAAATGACAGAATTGATATTGCTATGGGGGTAAATGCACAAGGAGTGCATATAGGTCAAAAAGATATGCCATTAAAAAGAGCTAGAGAGCTTTTAGGAGAAGATAAGATCATTGGACTTACGATCAATCATAAAAGCGAACTTGATAATATTCAAGGTGCGACTTATCTTGGGGCAGGGGCTGTTTTTGCTACACCGAGTAAGCAAGATTGCACTGTGCTTGGAGTAGAGGGCTTAAGAGAAATAGCAAGCCTTAGCACTTTGCCTGTGGTAGCGATTGGTGGGATTAGTGAAAGTAATTTAAATATGCTTCAAGGATGTGATATTCAAGGGGTTGCGGTAGTCAGAGCTATAATGCAAGCAAATGATTCTTATATAGCAACTTTAAATTTAAGATCAAGTTTTGATAAAACTTTTATAGGAAAATAA
- the thiM gene encoding hydroxyethylthiazole kinase, translated as MIIQTLREKQPLIHHITNYVSVNDCANATIAIGASAAMADFYEEQADFAKISSALVLNTGTINQLIANSMLKAIKEYAALNKSIVLDPVALGVSKARDQINYELLGLKGICIIKANASEMASVIGLDGKARGVDNTFIIHDEFLEKAREYAKKTKRILAVTGKVDYIISEDKIAKIYNGSSMAAKITGAGCMCGSLCGAFAGILEDKFEASLYALLSFGIASELAQENSNGSGSFRINLIDALSNLNDEKIKNKAQYEFI; from the coding sequence ATGATCATTCAAACATTAAGAGAAAAGCAACCTTTAATTCATCATATCACAAACTATGTTAGTGTTAATGATTGCGCTAATGCAACAATTGCCATTGGTGCAAGTGCTGCGATGGCGGATTTTTATGAAGAGCAAGCTGATTTTGCTAAGATAAGTTCAGCTTTAGTTTTAAATACAGGTACTATTAATCAGCTTATTGCAAATTCCATGTTAAAGGCGATTAAGGAATATGCTGCTTTAAACAAAAGTATAGTGCTTGATCCGGTTGCTTTAGGTGTAAGTAAAGCAAGAGATCAAATTAATTATGAATTACTTGGTTTAAAAGGTATTTGCATTATAAAAGCAAACGCATCTGAAATGGCAAGTGTAATTGGTTTAGATGGAAAAGCAAGGGGCGTGGATAATACTTTTATTATTCATGATGAGTTTTTGGAAAAAGCAAGAGAATATGCTAAAAAAACCAAAAGGATTTTAGCCGTAACTGGCAAGGTGGATTATATTATCAGTGAAGATAAAATTGCTAAAATTTATAACGGATCGTCTATGGCTGCAAAAATAACAGGTGCGGGTTGTATGTGTGGTTCTTTATGTGGTGCTTTTGCTGGAATTTTGGAGGATAAATTTGAAGCGAGTTTGTATGCTTTGTTGAGTTTTGGTATAGCTAGTGAACTAGCGCAAGAAAATTCAAACGGAAGCGGTAGTTTTAGAATAAATTTAATCGATGCGTTGAGTAATTTAAACGATGAAAAAATCAAAAATAAGGCACAATATGAATTCATTTAA
- the thiD gene encoding bifunctional hydroxymethylpyrimidine kinase/phosphomethylpyrimidine kinase: MQAKTKTKIPILTIAGSDCSGGAGVQADLKTFSAHHLFGMSVILSVVAENTARVISSFDIPISIINEQMLAVYEDIEPMAVKVGMLGSKEIITCVKENLLHFQAKNVVIDPVMFAKNGYALMPLENCQFFKEEILPLADVLTPNIPEAEFLCGFKIHNEDDMKKAAIKLHQEGAKSVLIKGGHSKENTNDVFYDGEVFNIFKAEKIDTKNTHGTGCTLSSAIASNLALGKTKHEAVKLAKEYIYGAILHSLSLGKGCGPTNHFFMLEKE, translated from the coding sequence ATACAAGCAAAAACTAAAACTAAAATTCCTATTTTGACGATAGCCGGAAGTGATTGTAGCGGTGGAGCAGGAGTGCAAGCTGATCTAAAAACTTTTAGTGCACACCATTTGTTTGGTATGAGTGTGATTTTAAGTGTGGTAGCTGAAAATACCGCAAGAGTTATTTCATCTTTTGATATACCCATTTCAATTATCAATGAACAAATGCTAGCTGTATATGAAGATATAGAACCAATGGCTGTGAAAGTCGGTATGCTCGGCTCCAAAGAAATCATCACTTGCGTGAAAGAAAATTTATTGCATTTTCAAGCTAAAAATGTAGTGATTGATCCTGTTATGTTTGCTAAAAATGGCTATGCGTTAATGCCTTTGGAAAATTGTCAATTCTTTAAAGAAGAGATTTTACCTTTAGCGGATGTGCTTACTCCAAATATTCCTGAAGCTGAGTTTTTATGTGGCTTTAAAATTCACAATGAAGATGATATGAAAAAAGCAGCTATAAAATTACACCAAGAAGGTGCAAAAAGTGTTTTAATTAAAGGTGGGCATAGTAAAGAAAACACTAATGATGTTTTTTATGATGGAGAGGTGTTTAATATTTTTAAAGCTGAAAAGATTGATACAAAAAATACACATGGCACAGGGTGTACATTAAGTTCAGCAATAGCTAGCAATCTTGCTTTAGGTAAGACAAAGCATGAAGCTGTAAAACTTGCTAAAGAATATATATATGGGGCAATTTTGCATTCATTATCACTTGGTAAGGGTTGTGGCCCAACGAATCATTTTTTTATGTTAGAAAAGGAATAA
- a CDS encoding low molecular weight protein-tyrosine-phosphatase — MTKIIFVCLGNICRSPMAEFIMKDLVNKANLNDRFSICSAGTSGYHDGEDMHHQTKALLHSKNISTKGFYSQKLNLKMCEDNDLIIVMDNSNYNDVVKNFPDCKHKIQKITSYAKDLEYNEVPDPWYSGDFNETYMILSKACDGLLYFLYK; from the coding sequence ATGACTAAAATTATTTTTGTATGTTTAGGAAATATTTGTCGCTCCCCTATGGCTGAGTTTATTATGAAAGATCTTGTCAATAAAGCTAATTTAAATGATCGTTTTAGTATATGCAGTGCAGGAACTTCAGGTTATCACGATGGAGAAGATATGCATCATCAAACCAAAGCATTACTTCATAGTAAAAATATTAGCACTAAAGGATTTTACAGCCAAAAACTGAATTTGAAAATGTGCGAAGATAATGATCTAATTATTGTAATGGATAATTCTAATTATAATGATGTAGTTAAAAATTTTCCAGATTGTAAACATAAAATCCAAAAAATCACTTCTTATGCAAAAGATTTAGAGTATAATGAAGTGCCTGATCCTTGGTACAGCGGAGATTTTAACGAAACTTATATGATACTTTCTAAAGCTTGTGATGGTTTACTTTACTTTTTATATAAATAA
- the rsmG gene encoding 16S rRNA (guanine(527)-N(7))-methyltransferase RsmG — protein sequence MKQYEEQLNFLQNFSHKDDFFQKITLYKELLEKFNAVHNLMHFKNIDENIIDSVKILDFHDLNNRKKIIDVGSGAGFPAIFLACIFLESEFFLFEPNPKKASFLRVVKTELGLNHVNIIKDKLQNHSSFRVDLITSRALMDVKPLINIASGFYDDKTLFLLYKGSEIYDELQGLKTYQIFNQGFRNYCLLKNT from the coding sequence TTGAAGCAATATGAAGAACAATTAAATTTTTTACAAAATTTTTCTCATAAAGATGATTTTTTTCAAAAAATCACACTATATAAAGAATTATTAGAAAAATTTAATGCTGTACATAATTTGATGCATTTTAAAAATATTGATGAAAATATCATTGATAGTGTGAAAATTTTAGATTTTCACGATTTGAATAATAGAAAAAAAATCATTGATGTGGGAAGTGGGGCTGGGTTTCCTGCTATTTTTTTAGCTTGTATATTTTTAGAGAGTGAATTTTTTCTTTTTGAGCCTAATCCTAAAAAAGCATCGTTTTTAAGGGTAGTGAAAACAGAACTAGGTTTAAATCATGTGAATATTATCAAAGATAAATTACAAAATCATTCTTCTTTTAGAGTGGATTTGATCACATCAAGAGCCTTGATGGATGTGAAACCTTTGATCAATATCGCAAGTGGTTTTTATGATGATAAAACATTGTTTTTGCTTTATAAAGGTAGTGAAATTTATGATGAATTGCAAGGTTTAAAAACGTATCAGATTTTTAATCAAGGTTTTAGAAACTATTGTCTTTTGAAGAATACTTAA
- the ribA gene encoding GTP cyclohydrolase II: protein MTIQISEIAKLPTRFGEFYIQSFKEEDKEHLCIFKGEFQKEVNVRIHSECLTGDVLSSLKCDCGEQLEFSLNYIQEHGGMVIYLRQEGRGIGLFNKINAYALQDKGFNTIEANHQLGFKADERSYEIVEFILKYYGISKINLLTNNPQKLESLKDKIHLRVPILIEANRFNKDYLEIKHTQMGHLN, encoded by the coding sequence ATGACGATTCAAATTTCTGAAATAGCAAAACTTCCTACGCGTTTTGGGGAGTTTTATATACAAAGTTTTAAAGAAGAAGATAAAGAGCATTTATGTATTTTTAAAGGAGAATTTCAAAAGGAAGTAAATGTTAGAATTCACTCAGAGTGTCTTACGGGAGATGTTTTAAGTAGTTTAAAATGTGATTGTGGGGAGCAACTTGAATTCTCGTTAAATTATATCCAAGAACACGGTGGAATGGTGATATATCTAAGACAAGAAGGAAGAGGCATAGGTCTTTTTAATAAAATCAATGCTTATGCTTTGCAAGATAAAGGTTTTAATACTATAGAAGCAAATCATCAGTTGGGTTTTAAGGCAGATGAGCGTAGTTATGAGATAGTAGAATTTATTTTAAAGTATTACGGTATTAGTAAAATTAATCTTTTAACAAATAACCCCCAAAAACTTGAATCATTAAAAGATAAGATACATTTAAGAGTGCCTATTTTAATAGAGGCAAATCGCTTTAATAAAGATTATTTAGAAATCAAACATACACAAATGGGGCATTTAAATTGA
- the hemB gene encoding porphobilinogen synthase: MFKRFRRLRLNENIRSLIKENTLNLDDLIYPLFVVNGTNIKNEIASMPGVFQMSLDEILKECEELINLGIKAIILFGVLESSKKDSCGSDALSNDGLIATSLRAIKTKFPNLVVITDLCFCEYTDHGHCGIIDPKSKSVDNDLTLEISAKQALIHAKNGTDMIAPSGMMDGIIQTLRKTLDENSFENLPIMAYSTKFASAYYGPFRDVADSAPSYGDRKTYQMDFANGKEALCESLEDEKQGADILMVKPALAYLDVIKDIVNHSKLPLCVYNVSGEYALLKAGQKAGVIDYEKIVLETMLAFKRAGAKLIITYHAKEIAQLLNHKE; encoded by the coding sequence ATGTTTAAACGCTTTAGAAGATTAAGGCTAAATGAGAATATAAGAAGTTTAATAAAAGAAAATACTTTAAATTTAGATGATTTAATCTACCCTCTTTTTGTTGTAAATGGTACCAATATTAAAAATGAAATTGCATCTATGCCGGGCGTATTTCAAATGAGCTTGGATGAAATTTTAAAAGAATGTGAAGAGCTGATTAATCTTGGTATTAAAGCGATTATTTTATTTGGCGTGTTAGAAAGTTCTAAAAAAGATAGTTGTGGTAGTGATGCATTAAGCAATGATGGTTTGATTGCTACAAGTTTAAGAGCTATTAAGACAAAATTTCCTAATTTAGTGGTAATTACTGATCTTTGTTTTTGTGAATATACCGATCATGGTCATTGTGGTATCATAGATCCAAAAAGCAAAAGCGTAGATAATGATTTAACTTTAGAAATTTCAGCTAAACAAGCTCTAATTCATGCAAAAAACGGAACAGATATGATAGCACCAAGTGGCATGATGGATGGGATTATTCAAACCTTAAGAAAAACTCTAGATGAAAATAGTTTTGAAAATCTTCCTATCATGGCTTATTCAACCAAATTTGCTTCAGCTTACTATGGTCCTTTTAGAGATGTAGCAGATTCTGCTCCAAGTTATGGAGATAGAAAAACTTATCAAATGGATTTTGCTAATGGCAAAGAAGCTTTGTGCGAAAGCTTAGAAGATGAAAAACAAGGTGCTGATATTTTGATGGTAAAACCTGCACTGGCTTATTTAGATGTGATTAAAGACATTGTAAATCACTCTAAACTTCCACTTTGCGTATATAATGTAAGCGGTGAATATGCCTTATTAAAAGCAGGTCAAAAAGCTGGTGTGATTGATTATGAAAAAATAGTCCTTGAAACCATGCTTGCTTTTAAAAGAGCTGGAGCCAAACTTATCATAACTTACCATGCAAAAGAGATCGCGCAATTATTAAATCACAAGGAGTAA
- a CDS encoding DUF2603 domain-containing protein — MNSLDKKSSEDIINELSNYLGIEKHNQTIFHLTHINEKEKKLSLKNGHELAHEPWFIVDKNDEVKTMFSVKTLIEFLQNAKEIQKNNFELKLEKAIYQQIPIDFNDVWTVAMDEIKHQVAKGIKEVNIDLDQLVSNIHIQHPNLFIDMKKMIEKVKPNERL; from the coding sequence TTGAATAGTCTAGATAAAAAAAGCTCCGAAGATATCATCAATGAGCTTTCTAATTACTTAGGTATAGAAAAACATAATCAAACTATATTTCATCTCACCCATATTAATGAAAAAGAAAAAAAACTCAGTTTAAAAAACGGTCATGAACTAGCACATGAACCATGGTTTATTGTAGATAAAAACGACGAAGTAAAAACGATGTTTTCTGTAAAAACTTTAATCGAATTTTTGCAAAATGCAAAAGAAATACAAAAAAATAACTTTGAACTGAAATTAGAGAAAGCCATTTATCAACAAATTCCAATTGATTTTAATGATGTATGGACAGTTGCAATGGATGAAATAAAGCATCAAGTCGCTAAGGGCATAAAAGAAGTAAATATTGACTTAGATCAGCTTGTTAGTAACATTCACATTCAACATCCAAATTTATTTATTGACATGAAAAAAATGATAGAAAAGGTAAAACCCAATGAAAGATTATAA
- the hemN gene encoding oxygen-independent coproporphyrinogen III oxidase yields the protein MKDYKSFVKYSKAGPRYTSYPTAVEFNTQFKYEDYIEIFKQQKAQLSLYFHLPFCRSACYFCGCNVIYTAKEESKERYLGYLFKELELLANIINTQREVTQMHFGGGTPTFFSAKQLESLILKIKSIFPNFTQDSEISCEIDPRFLNEEQADVLIQNGFNRISFGVQDFDEKVQKEIHRIQPFELTKNAVDMVRKKGISSVNMDLIYGLPYQSLESFKQTLEKALLINPDRFAIFNYAHVPWLKKNMRKFDENTLPSPDIKLQILEYCENFLTHNGYKMIGMDHFAKPEDELFKALENGSLHRNFQGYTTKGGTDLIGIGLTSIGEGKRHYMQNFKDMPSYEKAIDEGKLPCEKGIMLDDDDELRKAVIMELMSNFSLNIEKIEQRFKIDFFEYFQQDLEELSKLNEFMTIDKNHIKVNETGVLLIRNIAMCFDKYLKRISEDKKVFSKTV from the coding sequence ATGAAAGATTATAAAAGCTTTGTCAAATACTCCAAAGCAGGACCAAGATATACTTCTTATCCTACTGCGGTAGAATTTAACACTCAGTTTAAATATGAAGATTATATTGAAATTTTCAAACAACAAAAAGCACAATTATCTTTATATTTTCATTTGCCTTTTTGCAGAAGTGCATGTTATTTTTGTGGTTGTAATGTAATCTATACCGCTAAAGAAGAAAGCAAAGAAAGATATTTAGGTTATCTTTTTAAAGAACTCGAACTCTTAGCTAACATCATCAACACTCAAAGAGAAGTCACACAAATGCATTTTGGTGGTGGCACCCCTACATTTTTTTCTGCTAAGCAACTTGAAAGTTTGATTTTAAAAATCAAAAGTATTTTTCCAAATTTTACTCAAGATAGCGAAATAAGCTGTGAAATTGATCCAAGGTTTTTAAATGAAGAACAAGCCGATGTTTTAATCCAAAATGGATTTAATCGCATTAGCTTTGGCGTACAAGATTTCGATGAAAAAGTACAAAAAGAAATTCATAGAATTCAGCCTTTTGAGCTTACCAAAAACGCAGTAGATATGGTTAGAAAAAAAGGCATTAGCTCGGTAAATATGGATTTGATCTATGGTTTGCCATATCAAAGCTTAGAAAGCTTTAAACAAACTTTGGAAAAAGCATTGCTAATCAATCCTGATCGCTTTGCTATTTTTAACTATGCACATGTACCATGGCTTAAAAAAAATATGAGAAAATTTGATGAAAACACCCTACCTAGTCCTGACATAAAACTTCAAATTTTAGAATACTGTGAAAATTTTTTAACCCACAACGGTTACAAAATGATAGGAATGGATCATTTTGCAAAACCAGAAGATGAACTTTTTAAAGCGTTAGAAAATGGCAGTCTACATAGAAATTTTCAAGGCTATACTACTAAAGGTGGAACAGATTTAATTGGCATTGGTTTGACAAGTATTGGTGAGGGAAAAAGACACTATATGCAAAATTTCAAAGATATGCCAAGCTATGAAAAGGCCATTGATGAGGGCAAATTGCCTTGTGAAAAAGGCATTATGCTAGATGATGATGATGAACTAAGAAAAGCCGTGATTATGGAACTTATGAGTAATTTCTCGCTTAACATTGAAAAAATAGAGCAAAGATTTAAGATTGACTTTTTTGAATACTTTCAACAAGATCTAGAAGAATTAAGCAAATTAAATGAATTTATGACTATTGATAAAAACCATATCAAAGTCAATGAAACAGGAGTACTTTTGATCCGTAATATTGCAATGTGTTTTGATAAATATCTCAAACGCATTAGTGAAGATAAAAAAGTATTTTCCAAGACGGTTTAA